In Cytobacillus oceanisediminis, the following proteins share a genomic window:
- the atpE gene encoding F0F1 ATP synthase subunit C, translating into MGLLAAAIAIGLAALGAGIGNGLIVSKTVEGMARQPEARGMLQTTMFIGVALVEAVPIIGVVIAFMVIGG; encoded by the coding sequence ATGGGTCTTTTAGCAGCAGCAATTGCAATCGGTTTAGCAGCACTAGGTGCCGGTATCGGTAACGGTCTTATCGTATCAAAAACAGTTGAAGGTATGGCTCGCCAGCCAGAAGCTCGCGGTATGCTTCAAACTACAATGTTCATCGGGGTTGCGTTAGTAGAGGCTGTTCCGATCATTGGCGTTGTTATCGCGTTCATGGTTATCGGCGGTTAA